In a single window of the Delftia tsuruhatensis genome:
- a CDS encoding sigma-70 family RNA polymerase sigma factor, with the protein MPSASAPQHREVTALYLAHHGWLQGWLRKKVGNAFDAADLAQGTFLKVLTARGLDQVREPRAYLTTIARNLLINQVRRRAIEQAYLDALAAMPEPVAPPPEVRLMLLETLVEIDRRLGRLPALAKQAFLLAQLEGLSHGEIAAELGISISTVKRHLAKAAMRCFFPD; encoded by the coding sequence ATGCCATCCGCCTCCGCCCCCCAGCACCGAGAAGTCACAGCCCTGTACCTGGCCCACCACGGCTGGTTGCAGGGCTGGCTGCGCAAGAAGGTGGGCAATGCCTTCGACGCGGCCGACCTGGCGCAGGGCACGTTCCTGAAGGTGCTCACGGCCCGGGGCCTGGACCAGGTCCGGGAGCCGCGCGCCTATCTGACCACCATCGCGCGCAACCTGCTGATCAACCAGGTGCGGCGCCGTGCCATCGAGCAGGCCTACCTCGACGCCCTGGCCGCCATGCCCGAGCCCGTGGCGCCGCCGCCCGAGGTCCGGCTCATGCTGCTGGAGACCCTTGTGGAGATCGACCGCCGCCTGGGCCGGCTGCCCGCACTGGCCAAGCAGGCCTTTTTGCTGGCCCAGCTCGAAGGACTCAGCCATGGCGAGATCGCGGCCGAGCTGGGCATTTCCATCTCCACCGTCAAGCGGCATCTGGCCAAGGCGGCCATGCGCTGCTTCTTTCCGGATTGA
- a CDS encoding TonB-dependent siderophore receptor, which translates to MALQPAARRMAPAPFPLNQAAMAVLMAAGLAAGTALPRSAQAQPAAASASPALRQFQVPSGPLAAALAAFAADAGVSISAPPALVQGRRTEGVQGSHTVREALDRLLAGSDLQALSAGAGGYVLETVAEARRAAPAVDTALAEVRVTARAERSAVTEGTGGYAAAGSSSTATRLGLSQRETPQSLSVITREQIEDRGFQSLEEVALDATGLSTRQIGGGERTQFFVRGFEVNSFLADGVPLAFDYDTQGLATMAMYDRVEVLRGAAGLMTGTGNPSGTINLVRKRPTDTPQVALTGSLGSWSNRRGEIDASGPLNAAGSLRGRAVIALQDTDTFKRSYRHERQLVYGTLEADIAPRTKLSLGGYYNREDNPGADWNGLPTRRDGSFYPLLRSARVTPDWAYWNKENASLFAELEHGLGHGWKTQLTARVLQSRMDMLGTYLYPLEDSQDFGQGVGAYAYKKTQYSLDAFAQGPWQWLGRTHEMVFGASVRQNSDDDGPGGWPSDYQQIVDPMTWDPGSVARPAINTLWSRRGHQRQLGAYGTLRLSVSQPLTALLGARVDSYSYDMLTRSGEWSDSSRYRVHDRITPYAGLVYALDSRHSAYASWTSVFQPQSNQGASGALLDPVTGRNLELGVKGEYAQGRLQASAALFQINQKNLPLQLPQSQCSPTVASCYAQTGEVRSRGVEFEVAGAVTPSLQLMAGYTYNRAQHVRDSDVAKAGTPYDTQTPRHLLKLSARYQLPGAWQRWSLGGSVRTRSETRSAGYGVRQGGYTLVDLTASYQFSRQLDIRLNINNLTDKYYYQAIGSTQDNNHFGAPRNVLLTARYRF; encoded by the coding sequence ATGGCTTTGCAGCCCGCCGCCCGCCGCATGGCGCCCGCTCCCTTTCCTCTGAACCAGGCCGCCATGGCCGTGCTCATGGCTGCGGGCCTGGCCGCAGGCACGGCCTTGCCGCGCAGCGCCCAGGCCCAGCCGGCGGCGGCATCCGCCAGTCCGGCCCTGCGGCAGTTCCAGGTGCCTTCAGGCCCGCTGGCCGCCGCGCTTGCCGCCTTTGCCGCCGATGCGGGCGTGAGCATCAGTGCGCCACCCGCGCTGGTCCAGGGCCGGCGCACCGAGGGCGTGCAGGGCAGCCACACGGTGCGTGAGGCATTGGACAGGTTGCTGGCGGGCTCGGACCTGCAGGCGCTGTCGGCAGGAGCGGGCGGCTATGTGCTGGAGACTGTCGCCGAGGCCCGGCGCGCGGCCCCGGCCGTGGACACGGCATTGGCCGAAGTGCGCGTGACGGCACGGGCCGAACGCAGTGCCGTGACCGAAGGCACGGGCGGCTATGCCGCCGCCGGTTCCAGCAGCACGGCGACGCGGCTGGGCCTGTCACAGCGCGAGACGCCGCAGTCGCTGAGCGTGATCACGCGCGAGCAGATCGAGGACCGTGGCTTTCAGTCGCTGGAGGAGGTTGCGCTGGACGCCACGGGGCTGAGCACGCGCCAGATCGGTGGCGGGGAGCGCACGCAGTTCTTTGTGCGCGGCTTCGAGGTCAACTCGTTTCTGGCGGACGGCGTGCCGCTGGCCTTCGACTACGACACCCAGGGACTGGCGACCATGGCCATGTACGACCGCGTGGAGGTGCTGCGCGGAGCGGCCGGCCTCATGACCGGCACGGGCAACCCCTCGGGCACCATCAATCTCGTGCGCAAGCGGCCCACGGACACCCCTCAGGTCGCACTGACGGGCAGTCTGGGCTCGTGGAGCAACCGGCGAGGCGAAATCGATGCCTCGGGCCCGCTCAATGCGGCGGGCTCGCTGCGTGGCCGTGCCGTGATCGCGTTGCAGGATACGGACACCTTCAAGCGGTCCTACCGCCACGAGCGCCAACTGGTCTACGGCACGCTGGAGGCCGATATCGCACCGCGCACGAAACTGAGCCTGGGCGGCTACTACAACCGCGAGGACAACCCTGGCGCCGATTGGAACGGCCTGCCCACGCGGCGCGACGGCAGCTTCTACCCATTGCTGCGTTCGGCGCGCGTCACACCTGACTGGGCCTACTGGAACAAGGAGAACGCCAGCCTGTTCGCCGAACTGGAGCATGGGCTGGGCCATGGCTGGAAGACCCAGCTGACCGCGCGCGTGCTGCAGTCCAGGATGGACATGCTGGGCACGTATCTCTATCCGCTGGAGGATTCGCAGGACTTCGGCCAGGGCGTGGGCGCCTATGCCTACAAGAAGACCCAGTACAGCCTGGACGCCTTCGCGCAGGGGCCCTGGCAATGGTTGGGCCGCACCCATGAAATGGTGTTCGGCGCCAGCGTGAGGCAAAACAGCGACGACGACGGGCCTGGCGGGTGGCCGTCGGACTACCAGCAGATCGTGGACCCCATGACCTGGGACCCAGGCTCCGTTGCCCGGCCGGCCATCAACACCCTGTGGTCGCGGCGCGGCCACCAGCGGCAACTGGGTGCCTACGGAACACTGCGGTTGAGTGTCTCGCAGCCCCTGACCGCGCTGCTGGGTGCGCGCGTGGATTCCTACTCCTACGACATGCTCACGCGCTCGGGGGAGTGGAGCGATTCCAGCAGGTACCGGGTCCATGACCGCATCACGCCCTATGCAGGCCTGGTCTATGCGCTGGACAGCCGGCATTCCGCCTATGCCAGCTGGACCAGCGTGTTCCAGCCCCAGAGCAATCAGGGTGCCAGCGGCGCGCTGCTGGACCCGGTGACGGGACGCAACCTCGAGCTTGGCGTCAAGGGCGAGTACGCCCAGGGTCGGCTGCAGGCCAGCGCGGCGCTGTTTCAGATCAACCAGAAGAATCTGCCGCTGCAACTGCCGCAATCGCAGTGCAGTCCCACGGTGGCGTCCTGCTATGCGCAGACCGGAGAGGTGCGAAGCAGGGGGGTGGAGTTCGAGGTGGCGGGTGCCGTCACGCCGTCCCTGCAGCTGATGGCCGGCTACACCTACAACAGAGCGCAGCATGTCCGCGACTCGGACGTCGCCAAGGCCGGCACGCCCTATGACACCCAGACCCCTCGCCATCTGCTCAAGCTGTCGGCCCGCTACCAGTTGCCGGGCGCCTGGCAGCGCTGGTCCCTGGGTGGATCCGTGCGCACGCGCAGCGAGACCCGCTCGGCCGGCTACGGCGTGCGCCAGGGGGGGTATACGCTGGTGGACCTCACGGCGAGCTACCAATTCAGCCGGCAGCTGGATATACGGCTGAACATCAACAACCTCACGGATAAGTACTACTACCAGGCCATTGGCAGTACTCAGGACAACAACCATTTCGGGGCACCGCGCAATGTGCTGCTGACGGCGCGCTACCGCTTCTGA